The stretch of DNA AGGAGTTGGTAGCGGAGTTCTTCGGGACCCTAGTGGAGCAGGACGCGCAGGGCGTGGCGGAAGATCCGGACGACGCTTTGGAGGGTGAGCACGGGGGCGGGGCGCCGGGGGACTTTGGCGGGGGCAGGCAGTGTGAAGGGCAGCCTAGAGCAGGCGAGCCTGGGGGGAGGAGGAATCGCTTCTAGAAACTGTTAGTCCTCTCTGCCCTCGTTATCTGATCTCCCACCGCCCCCGTTTTCGCGACTTTTCATTTgtactaccaaaaaaaaaaaaaaaaacaacctggcGAGCGTTGGACTAGGGGCTGGACAATGAACGAAGTCAGCTCGACTCCCTTGCAAAGAATGCAAAGGATTGAGTGAGATAGGCAGACCTGCTCGAGAAAGTGTGGCGGTCTGTACCGATTGCTAGCTGTCAGGAAGACCGAAAGTGCGGGACGTTGGAGCTGGTTGTTGAAAGACGAAAaggaatgaaattagaaaaacatgTTTGACTATGAATGAGTCAATGAGAAGAGCTTCAGATGATCAAGACCCACTTTGTTTTAGGGAATCTTAACCTCAGTTTTGTAGATATTGTTTTGAAAGTAAACGGGTTTTTGAGTTTTGctttttggtatttttaaattgattgaTAGTTTCATTCATGTATGAATGCATTCTGGTCATGTTCTCTATCCCCTGCTGAACGGggctcctctcctttctttatgGCCTTTCTTTTGTTGTCACTCACTGGGTTTATTTAAGGATATTTGTGTGAGCATGGGTGGGTTATTTACAAGAACTAGGGCAACTCTGCAGTGATTAGACCACTGAAGAAAAACAATGACTCCCCCGCCTCTCCACCCTTAACTGCCAAACGCTCCTCTGGGAGGGGTGGCAcctcatgagcccctcccccttccatgATCGAATGTTTAGGTTGCCATCTTGTGctggtaaccacagctgctgccAGAGTATAAGGACCGTATAATGTTCAAACGCACCACAGGCCTtcccttcctctggctcttactttCTTTCACCCCCTCTACTGTTGTAGAAATTAACtgttaattggggggggggggtggcggcttgtttgtttgtttttaaagatggatgtttacttgcatgtatgtctgtacaggACTTATGTGCAGTGccctcggaggccagaagagggcatcaaatccgcTGGAACCAGAGTTAGAGATAGTCTAGTGTGCCTTTTGCATGTAGGGAAAAagtaggcagtgctcttaaccactgagccatctctacagccccagctctgttaataaaaataaaattattttgtagacATTGTCACCGTGTAACGGTTAAACCGGCTTAGCTTTGAATTTGCAGAGACCTGCCTGATTCTGCCTCAgcagtgccaggattaaagaaaTGTGCCACCACAATTGACCttggttaaatttatttttaatcttttttttttttttttttttttttttttgagacagcgtttctctgtgtagccctggctgtcctggaactcactctgtagaccaggctggcctcgaactcagaaatccacctgcctctgcttcccaagtgctgggattaaaggcatacgccaccgcccggcttattttTAATCTTGAATTGAACACCAAGATAGCTATTTCATTGTCCTGAGCTAAGGAATCAGTTCTTCTGCAGAGGAAGTTAAACTGTACTTCCCTATTCTTTATATTATAGGTATAGCTAGatgtattagtcagggctctGCAAAGGAGCAGAACTGGTAgaataaatgtgtatataaagATATTAGCAGGGCTTATGGCCAGTGGTCTGAGTCCAAAAATGGCTGTCTCCTGACAGAAAGGCTAAGATTCTGGTAGTTGTTTGGTCCATGAGACTGGATGCCTCAACAGTCCCAATCAGGTACTGGAGTCCCTGGAAAGTCATAAGAGAGCTGCCAGTTTTCAGTCTatgttggaatcctgaagaattaGTTTTTAATACCAACAAAGGAACATCTTGGGCATCTCAGTAACAGGATAGATGTACTTGCTAGtcagagtgagggcaagcaggcaaaaagcaaaagcttccttccaTATCTTTTCACATGGGCTGGGCAAGTCGACAAACAAGCTTAGCTGTCATACTAACATATGATAGGCCACTGTTGGTGGAAGTGTAAAATGGTTTGTCCACTTTAGAGTTCCTAAAAACTTAGCCATACTACCCATAGTTAAACCACTAGTTCTCCAGGTTAACTGGAAATATGTTTATACCAAAACTCAATACATTGATTTTAGCAGCACTGTTCATTAGTagctataaaatggaaataatacaAATGCCCATTATCTGAGAAGAACATAAGCATTCTTTTAATTGTTGAATAATAGTGTGTAAAATGAAGTATTGGGCTAGGGAGATTGTTGGGTAATTTCCAACAATTAAACTACAAGTAGCTACAGACATTAGGGCTTAAGTTTgactccccagaacccatgtaacaCCATGAAATCAATGAGTTGGGAGATGGAGCCAGGAAACTTCATGTATGTAGAGACCCTTTCTTAAAATGGAAGGTAAAAACCTATACTGAGATGATGAACTCTGTGTGTACTAtggcatgtacatacacatcataatacatatatacacaaaggaatgAAGTGTGAACTCATGCTATCACAGTAATGAATTCTAAGACAACAGTCAGGCACAAATCGTTATACACTCTATTTTCATTTGTATGGGATGTCCAAAATAGGCAAATCTATAAAGGTTGAAAGTAAATTAGTACATGTAAGACTGAAAGGAACAGTGTGGCTGTTTGTGGATATGgagcttgtcttagttagggtcctattgctgtgaagagacaccatgaccaaggcagctcttataaaggcaaacacttAATTGAGGTTGACTTACCATTTCAGAGATGTAGGCCATTATcaccatgacaggaagcatggcagagtgcAGTCACACGtggttctgcatcttcatctgtagGAGACTATCCCACTGGCTTGAACATATATAAGACCTCAGAGCCTTCCAcattgacacacctcctctaacaatgccacacctcctaatagtgtcactccctatgggccaagcattcaaacatctGAGACTGTAGGTGTCATACCCATTCAAACTACCACCCAGGGCCTCTATATGTAACCCTGgtatagagagaatatcttgtgtattgtatggatgcatcacctgtcaattaaaaagcatATGGGCTATGGCTCAGGCTGGAAAtagaggtgggacatccaggaagcagaaaaaatCCTGGAATAGAGCCAGGAGCAGGGGAGATTCACCCAGGAAGATGTAACATGGTACCTAAACACAGACAACCATATAAGTAGCAGAAAATAGGTTAAAATAAATAGGTTATcttagttatgatctagtcagagaagagcctagctatatggccaaggtagtTGTACATATATTCTgcgtctgagtcttatttctgggagcattgGTCTAGGAGGAAGAATTGGAATCATATGTCTACAAAATGGTATCCCATATTGGGTGCAATATGTTGTAATCTAGTGGGAGTTTCTACTCCACCTTAGATCACTTAGGTCTCAAacgacacacaacttttatatttataatacactTTTTTTaatgcactagagctgggcagatagctCCCTTCTAAGCTATTCTGATCCACTTTCCCatcaataaccccaagttataactggccatgttccatctgggctgctcttaactcccaACTGGCCTGCCCTCATGgcttggccatgttttcatgactcacctaccccatggtgtcttctctccatctttttttctcttggttcTCCTCAATCCACGAGAACTGAAACCGTACCTACCTCTCCTCTGTCCAGCTATAGGCgttaggcatctttattcaaccaatagttttcaATTAAGGAGTGGGGTCAcatatcatttctttttctttttctttttctttttttttttttttttttttttttttggtttttggtttttggtttttcgagacaaggtttctctgtgtagcccttggctgtcctggaactcactctgtagaccaggctggtctcaaactcagaaatcggcctgcctctgcctcccaagtgctgggattaaaggcgtgcaccaccactgcccggccatataTCATTTCTTGATGTATGTGATGATTCTCTCATCCCTGGGGCAACCAGACTTTGGGGGCCAGTGTTTAGCATTACATtatagacaggctggccttgaagtcaaagATTTGCCTGTTGcttcctcctaagtgctgtaATGAAAGGCGtacatttactttgtttttgagacatgaccTTACTGTGTGGCACTGGCTcccctggaatttactatgtagatcaggctggccttgaacttagagatctgcatgtctctgcctcctaagagctaAGATTAAAGGTTATCACGCTCACCAAATTCCTGCAGTTTTTACAAATTCACTTACTTTATGTGCACGTGGGTAGCATGTTGCATATGTAGAGTaggttttctcctttttattgggTTcgagggattgaactcaggtcaccaaacTTGTATTGCGttcacttttacccactgagcaatcctACTGCCTCCTAGCACTTATAAAATGTAAGATATGTGTGGGTTTTTAGTCCCTAAAGGGGAATGATCTCCTATCAGTCGCTTTacctatttgtatttctttcatcCATTAAACATAATGCCATAcaacaaacatttcttttaaaaggtgATGCTGAAGATGATGCAGAAGATGAAAATAACACTGGTAGAGCTAACTCAGATGGACCATCTGCCAAACGACCAAAACCAGCGTCTTAACAATAGTCTTTAGGAAATTAAGACTGCTACTGGGTTGAGTGAGATGAtgtatacttgtaatcccagttaATTCAaaggccgaggcaggagaattgaaagTTGGAGGCCAACTTGTGTGTCACATATCaagaccttgaaaaaaaaaaaaaaccaagccagcAGAGCTGCTTCCGGAACCCACAGAAGACCTGGGCTCTAGCTGGGGCTCAGGTCTTGTCTTTCATTGGAACAAGTTTGGCACAGAGCACACTTCCTTGTTTCTAACAAAGAAAAGTACAACAAATGTTTGGGAATGAACTCTTGTTTTCT from Arvicanthis niloticus isolate mArvNil1 chromosome 23, mArvNil1.pat.X, whole genome shotgun sequence encodes:
- the Gon7 gene encoding EKC/KEOPS complex subunit GON7, giving the protein MELSGEYVGYDGEPHRLQVSCEASGDADPLQSLSAGVVRMKELVAEFFGTLVEQDAQGVAEDPDDALEGDAEDDAEDENNTGRANSDGPSAKRPKPAS